One Triticum dicoccoides isolate Atlit2015 ecotype Zavitan chromosome 4B, WEW_v2.0, whole genome shotgun sequence genomic window carries:
- the LOC119292564 gene encoding elongation factor Tu-like, with amino-acid sequence MDASVLVVSALDGVRPQTREHIILDGQVGVPSIVYFLNKIDVVGDEDFPELVEIELREVLSLYMFPGNEIPIIRGSSLAALDRRDEEIGKNAILKLMEFCQFMHP; translated from the exons ATGGATGCTAGTGTACTCGTCGTGTCAGCTCTTGATGGCGTGAGGCCACAAACAAGGGAGCATATTATTCTAGATGGACAG GTTGGCGTGCCATCAATTGTTTATTTCTTGAACAAAATTGATGTAGTTGGAGATGAAGATTTCCCAGAATTAGTTGAGATTGAGCTTCGAG AGGTCCTCAGTCTCTACATGTTCCCTGGCAATGAGATTCCTATCATTCGTGGATCTTCTTTGGCAGCATTGGATAGAAGGGACGAGGAGATTGGAAAGAATGCTATTTTGAAACTGATGGAATTCTGTCAATTCATGCATCCCTGA